The following coding sequences are from one Mesorhizobium onobrychidis window:
- a CDS encoding GlxA family transcriptional regulator — translation MNAPTKNTSLVGMPHAVPGDLRELDEIPLKTGNRPYELAVFLVPGFSQVCLSSMIEPLRLANYLSTRNLFRWRLVSLTGKAVECASGISIGVNSDIESERRGLDAGGIPDAAIICSGDGIEDHCSAAVMALLRLYARRGAWLYGVGTGTWLLAKSRLLAGVRCTIHWPKIAALSETFDRLRIDDALFVRDGPIVTCAGGFAAFDMVVDIIEREFGSNLARAVCRHLTTDDRRDGAISQAAPPGLRLAGTSDKLIRAVRLMERNLEEPLLLEEIARTVMVSRRQIERLFHRYLSMTPHRYYLSLRLARARQLLNSTNLPILDIAIACGFESSSHFAKTCQEYFGKPPSALRGSHREPLSSHAREQRRS, via the coding sequence ATGAATGCGCCGACTAAGAACACCAGCCTCGTCGGGATGCCGCATGCCGTTCCGGGGGACCTGCGAGAGTTGGATGAAATACCGCTGAAAACGGGCAACCGCCCATATGAGCTTGCGGTTTTCCTTGTTCCAGGGTTCTCACAAGTTTGCCTCTCCTCGATGATCGAGCCCCTGCGACTGGCGAATTATCTGTCAACGCGCAATCTGTTCAGGTGGCGTCTTGTTAGCTTGACCGGAAAAGCTGTCGAATGCGCGAGTGGCATTTCCATTGGGGTCAACAGCGACATCGAATCGGAGCGACGCGGCCTCGACGCAGGTGGGATACCTGATGCTGCGATTATTTGCTCGGGCGATGGCATCGAGGACCATTGTTCTGCCGCGGTCATGGCGCTGCTGAGGCTGTATGCGCGGCGGGGCGCCTGGCTTTATGGCGTCGGCACAGGCACATGGCTTCTTGCCAAATCGCGCCTGCTGGCAGGTGTCCGATGCACGATACACTGGCCAAAGATCGCCGCTCTCTCCGAAACATTCGACCGGCTCAGGATCGACGATGCTTTGTTTGTCCGAGATGGACCTATCGTGACTTGTGCTGGCGGCTTCGCGGCCTTCGACATGGTCGTCGATATTATCGAAAGGGAATTCGGTTCAAACCTCGCGCGGGCAGTCTGCCGGCACCTGACGACCGACGACAGACGTGATGGAGCGATTTCACAGGCCGCGCCTCCTGGACTTCGCTTAGCTGGGACTAGCGACAAGCTGATACGTGCCGTCCGGCTAATGGAGCGAAACTTGGAAGAACCGCTCTTACTGGAGGAGATAGCCCGGACCGTGATGGTATCGCGACGGCAGATTGAAAGGCTGTTCCACCGCTACCTCTCGATGACACCGCACCGCTACTACCTTTCGCTCCGACTAGCGCGGGCACGGCAACTGCTCAATTCCACCAACCTCCCCATTCTCGACATCGCTATCGCTTGCGGGTTCGAGTCATCGTCACATTTCGCGAAAACCTGCCAAGAGTATTTCGGGAAGCCGCCAAGCGCGCTGCGGGGATCGCACAGAGAGCCTCTTTCGTCGCATGCGCGAGAGCAGAGAAGGAGCTGA